Within Ovis aries strain OAR_USU_Benz2616 breed Rambouillet chromosome 3, ARS-UI_Ramb_v3.0, whole genome shotgun sequence, the genomic segment GAGACTCTGGGCTGTCTCTACTCTTCTTTTTATGGACCTGAAGATAGAGGCAGGGAGCAGAGGCATTCCGCAGGCTCTTTGGTCTCTCTCTTGACTGGGGGGAATTTGGGCATAAGCAGGCCACACCTCTGCCTAAGGAAGTCAGTACCGAGAGGGTAGACCTGAGGGTTAGTTCCGTGGCTCTCATACAGATCCTGGATGTTgagcccctccctcccaccctccccccaccccaccccaccccaccccagctcctaAACCCTAACCTCTTACCATTTCTGTGACTGCTGGAATTCAGTTCAACCCATTTGGCTCAGGAAGTTTTAAGTAGGGTGATTTGGGGTTGGAAACTTCCATGTCAGCCCTCTTGCCCTCTACTCCCATTCTCAACCCTGGAAGCTTTAAACAAGTGCTTAAGTAGGTGAGTATTGAGGGAGAACAGGGTTTGGGGAATAAGGTACAAATGGGGCACAGTGGGCAGGGGCCCATCTATTTAAGTAAAGCCAAATACCAAAATATGAAATaccaaaaaatgaaaagtcataataaataaataaataaaattcccaGATCCTCACTTTTGCCCCTGCCCTCACTTTCCTTCCCCCAGCCACTactggagggagaaagagaagctaAGAATGGATTTTGATTTCCTCTCTTTCTGAGAATGGTAGTCAGGGGACCTCCCCAGCCATACCAAGCCCCTCACCTTGCCAGTGGAAGAAAGGAGGCTTGGCGTGGGGCTTTCTCTTAGTACTCCACTTCGGTCTCTTTCACATGGTTATCTCTGCCTAgtctctgtctctcctgcatCTCTATCCCTTTGCCTTCTCACTGCTGCTCTTTTTGTTCCTCTGTCTCTATCCCTCTGCTCTACCTCTGTCTCTACGTCTCTCTGTCTTCTTGCCAAACCTTCTCACCTCAAACATTCCCCACCTGACCatgcccctcctctccccctttcCCCCAAACCCCTCACCCCTCAatctcccacctgcctccctcgGGTGTGCAATACAACCGTGTGGGCAGGGAACAAGGTGTGATGTTACATCTGAAGAGGTGGAGGGAGCTCTAGGGCTTGGGGAGCAGGGGGTCAGGGCTTGGGGTGTCTAGGGGCAGGGTCTGTTGGGGAGGCATCCGCTGTCCCCCACCTTAGGAGCAGCCACAGCGATCCACCACCATGCCAGGGATCTTGCCGTAGATAATCTGCTGCTTGTCATTGAAGTAGAGCATGTTGATTGGGGACATCTTGGTGGGTGTGCAGCAGGGCCCGGCAGAGCCTCTTGGGTTAGCCTGTTGCACCAAGTGGGTGTGTGGATATTTTTGCATAAACATGTACTCGCACTGGCCGGAGCAGTAGTTGGCCTTGTAGCGTTTAGGAGCGATGATCCAGTCCCAGCCAAAAGCCTCAAAGTCCACAGTGAGGGGGTAGCGGCAACAGCGGGACTCACTTGAATGTTCATCGCAGTCCAGGCCCAGGTTCCGCCGGGACCGTTTTGTGTTCTCTAGGACTCGAAGCTCCATAAAAGGATGCTGGGGGtgagggagaggagaaagagatgtAATAGAGCCTCGAGGAGCTCTTACTCCCTGTTTCTTCTCACCTGCCCCTCAGTAGGGGCAGGAGAACAGAGACCAGTGGTTTCTCAGCTTCTCCAgagctcccctccccagcccgtTTTCTACCCACTTTTCTTACCAGCTAGCCATGTCTCCCTAAACTCACCTTccctaattctctctctcttggcAACCTGACTCTCATCAGCCCCTTGGCCCAAGGTCTCAACAACAGCCCATCTTTGTTGTCCTGTGAATCTATTAACTCACACCTTCACCCCAAATACAGTTTTCAACTGTTGGCCAGCCTTGGATCTCTGAAAACTGGTAGCACCCtattaccaccatcaccaccaccacctcactCCTCTAGAGTCAGCTCCGGGCCTAGAAAAATCATGCTGGTCCCTAACCCCCTTTAGTTCCTGCTCTACCATTTCCAACACCCCACCTCCTCAGGGCCAGGTTATGCATATCTGCCAATTATCTCAGGCTCCCTGCTCACCAGCCCCTCAGCTCCCGGCCCCAGGGAGGTGACAGCCAGGTCTGTGCCACTAGGATCGAAGGCGTTGATCTCGATGCCCCAGTTGCTCTGTGGCTGGCGGAACCAGCTGTGTAGTACTTGCTTGAAGTCGATGCTTTGCCAGTGGCCGGAGCGTGAATGCAGGTCAATTTTGAGTGAGCGGATACGGATGTGACGCCGgcctccgccccctccccctgcagTCCCTTCCCCAGTTAGTGGTTTCAGTCGCAAGATCTGCAAGTAGACTGTGGCTGGGCGGGGCACAGGCCGGAGATACACCCACAGCTGGGCCTT encodes:
- the GDF11 gene encoding growth/differentiation factor 11, producing the protein MVLAAPLLLGFLLLALELRPRGEAAEGPAAAAAAAAAAAAAGAGGERSSRPAPSVAPEPDGCPVCVWRQHSRELRLESIKSQILSKLRLKEAPNISREVVKQLLPKAPPLQQILDLHDFQGDALQPEDFLEEDEYHATTETVISMAQETDPAVQTDGSPLCCHFHFSPKVMFTKVLKAQLWVYLRPVPRPATVYLQILRLKPLTGEGTAGGGGGGRRHIRIRSLKIDLHSRSGHWQSIDFKQVLHSWFRQPQSNWGIEINAFDPSGTDLAVTSLGPGAEGLHPFMELRVLENTKRSRRNLGLDCDEHSSESRCCRYPLTVDFEAFGWDWIIAPKRYKANYCSGQCEYMFMQKYPHTHLVQQANPRGSAGPCCTPTKMSPINMLYFNDKQQIIYGKIPGMVVDRCGCS